A DNA window from Arachis hypogaea cultivar Tifrunner chromosome 18, arahy.Tifrunner.gnm2.J5K5, whole genome shotgun sequence contains the following coding sequences:
- the LOC140181353 gene encoding uncharacterized protein produces the protein MQTSCVVDEKFVPKVGMIFKTLEEVRKFYKHYSKLAGFSMKIRNTTRDGDKIKNQLIVFTREGRWKSKISPTLKTNPSAGLNCPARIYVHIMKDVGLWTISKVVLNHSHPCYPDRPEMLKQHRELNMFIRRTIKTNEEAEIRPSKT, from the coding sequence ATGCAGACCAGCTGTGTTGTGGATGAAAAATTTGTCCCAAAGGTGGGAATGAttttcaagacactagaagaagTTAGAAAGTTCTACAAACATTATTCCAAACTTGCCGGTTTTTCTATGAAAATAAGGAACACAACTCGGGACGGAgacaagattaagaatcaactcaTTGTATTCACTAGAGAGGGGAGGTGGAAATCCAAGATATCTCCAACTTTGAAGACAAACCCTTCAGCTGGGTTAAATTGTCCGGCCAGGATTTACGTACACATAATGAAGGATGTTGGTCTTTGGACAATTTCTAAAGTTGTTTTGAATCACTCACATCCTTGCTATCCAGACCGgccagagatgctcaaacaacacagggAGCTTAACATGTTCATTCGTCGCACCATCAAAACCAACGAGGAAGCCgaaatcagaccaagcaaaacttaa